The genomic segment TGCGCGTGCGGGCTTGGGCAAGGTTGAGCGCTTGGCTATCGGTGTTCACGGCGATAAAATCGACGCCGCCCAAGCCTTCTTCAATCATCCGATTTACGGCGTTACTACCCCCCCCACCGACCCCAACGACCTTAATCACAGCAAAATTGTTTTCCAGCGGCAGACCGTCCATAAGAGAGTTCTCCTTCAACGCCATCGCCCCCCGATGTGGTGTTTTCTAGGCGCGTCACCGCAGGGCGCAGTCCGAGATAAGGACTTTGACGAATAGTCCCATGAGTTGGTTTGTATTGTACGCCGGAAAAATGAAAAGTGAAACGATTTCTGCAACACTAGTACGAAAGTCCTACCGAATTCAAACAAGATACAACCCAACAAAGAGGGCATGTCCTCTTGATAGAAAGGGGCGTTATCAGGGGAGATTGGCAACCCTGCCGTCACTGAAGGGCGTCAAGAGGTGCGTTAGGAGGTAGAGGTGTCAGACGTTGGCGAGATCATCTTCTTCAGATCGCCCTCATGTTCATCGGCATGATCGATCAGGATTTGGATCATCGCGGCTATCGTCGTTTGCGATCCCCATGGTGAAAGGATTGCGGTGTGCAGGTTCTCGCTCGAGACAGTCTGAAGGGTGGCTTTCAACTGCTCCCGCGCCAATTCCCATTCCCGATAGACCTGCTCATAAGAGAGCGCCTCCCGTTCGGTGACGGATTGGGCATTGTAGAAATTCAAGCCCCGGTAGGCGGGGACGCCTGCCACACGCTTATCGAGGTAAGCGCGGATACAGGCGATCCCTGCTTCATCCCATCCGGTGAGATGGGCAAGAAATTCCTTGATCGACCTCCCTGGGTAAAGGATAGACGCTTTGGGGGCAATGGCATCGACAAGCATTTTGATCGTTTGGTG from the Anaerolineales bacterium genome contains:
- a CDS encoding ClbS/DfsB family four-helix bundle protein, encoding MSDLADHEHLIQGLTHAHQTIKMLVDAIAPKASILYPGRSIKEFLAHLTGWDEAGIACIRAYLDKRVAGVPAYRGLNFYNAQSVTEREALSYEQVYREWELAREQLKATLQTVSSENLHTAILSPWGSQTTIAAMIQILIDHADEHEGDLKKMISPTSDTSTS